A window from Plectropomus leopardus isolate mb chromosome 21, YSFRI_Pleo_2.0, whole genome shotgun sequence encodes these proteins:
- the si:ch211-152c8.2 gene encoding putative protein TPRXL, whose translation MHVFIHSSVHSGEQVNLTTSSSSSIRPVLTQLPPPPPRPVKRSFGSQPAAWAAVSQQDRAGWPSSSSSSSSRVSFSFSDSSGYMSAPSSLSLPLSQPAPSSSSSSSVLPPLHPLSEIPVISAPKLVPIFKNKCPSRHVNVALLRHQKQLIGGVEERGRVALPTFGKTSLAAASASSSSCVSFLSAASLPVPPARIVPRFSRRPKPAVSPAPQTAGTPKVKHVPTLSPASKPAIILTAKPEPKLKSSLKTNGKFSRDSAGPVQPAAAAAEPPPPSSEASNSTKRVMFESKPKKSRSAIRDVDVEQMARSYQLSKLNSATLLAWLKGRGVRLSAKHRKEELMLKVMSCLAES comes from the exons atgcatgtgttcATCCACTCGAGT GTGCACAGTGGTGAGCAGGTCAACTtgaccacctcctcctcctcctccatcaggCCGGTCCTCACGcagctccctcctcctcctccccgacCGGTGAAGCGCTCCTTCGGGTCCCAGCCTGCAGCCTGGGCCGCTGTCTCGCAGCAGGACAGAGCAGGCTggccttcctcctcctcctcctcctcctcacgtgtctctttctccttttctgaCTCCTCTGGTTACATGTCAGCTCcatcctccctttctctccccctctcccagccagctccatcctcctcctcctcctcctctgtgctcccCCCTCTTCATCCTCTGAGTGAAATCCCGGTGATCTCAGCTCCCAAACTGGTTCCCATCTTCAAGAACAAGTGTCCATCTCGCCACGTAAACGTCGCCCTGCTACGCCACCAGAAGCAGCTGATTGGAGGAGTGGAGGAGCGGGGGAGGGTGGCGCTCCCCACCTTTGGGAAAACGTCACTCGCCGCTGCAtctgcctcttcttcttcttgtgtgtCGTTTTTGTCAGCGGCGTCCCTCCCAGTCCCTCCTGCGCGGATAGTTCCTCGCTTCAGCCGTCGCCCCAAACCTGCCGTCAGCCCGGCGCCTCAGACTGCAGGTACGCCCAAAGTGAAGCACGTCCCGACCCTCAGCCCCGCGTCTAAACCCGCGATCATCCTCACCGCAAAGCCGGAGCCCAAACTCAAATCCAGCCTCAAAACTAACGGGAAGTTCAGCCGTGACTCCGCCGGTCCGGTCcaaccagcagctgcagcagctgagccgCCGCCGCCGTCTTCTGAGGCCTCTAACAGCACGAAG agAGTTATGTTCGAGTCAAAGCCGAAGAAATCCAGATCTGCGATACGAGACGTGGACGTGGAGCAAATGGCCAGAAGCTACCAG CTGTCGAAGCTGAACTCTGCCACTCTGCTGGCCTGGTTGAAAGGAAGAGGAGTTCGTCTCAGCGCCAAACACAGGAAGGAGGAGCTGATGCTGAAGGTCATGAGCTGTCTGGCCGAgtcctga
- the LOC121960396 gene encoding uncharacterized protein C18orf63 isoform X2, with protein sequence MAIPFFQKGVLQAFGQRHGLQVGSPQCVFPGVLQCCLSYSLITRLSPSWNKAGLYLINGKDFLSESGRLNAVSVQLSTCEGHLCISIEANTVRLPPTTLEDFDLPPLVLQRFCSDPGAVLNPSSTGGTVWCHILPSMKKGQIITISRQLPRDGPFRTYRDLQKHWNCLYGYRLPDLAEEEVVYCSVYFRLVGERLFTSYPLSCIRLQPAQRCPRVDLRGALGSFLSDVRGRLQSVCGFPARLTSRPCYPQWV encoded by the exons ATGGct ATCCCGTTTTTCCAGAAAGGCGTCCTGCAGGCGTTTGGACAGAGACACGGTCTGCAG gtgggctctcctcagtgtgtgtttccaggtgtCCTCCAGTGTTGTCTGTCCTACTCGCTGATCACCAGACTGTCCCCCAGCTGGAATAAAGCAGGACTCTACCTCATCAATG gaaaagACTTCCTGTCTGAGAGCGGGAGGCTCAACGCTGTCA gcGTGCAGCTGAGCACCTGCGAGGGTCACCTGTGCATCAGCATTGAAGCCAACACAGTCCGGCTGCCACCGACCACA ctggaGGACTTTGACCTCCCTCCGTTGGTGCTGCAGAGGTTCTGCAGTGACCCCGGCGCCGTCCTCAACCCCTCGTCCACCGGAGGAACAGTCTGGTGTCACATCCTGCCCAG CATGAAGAAAGGTCAGATCATCACCATCAGCCGTCAACTGCCCAGAGACGGACCATTCAGGACCTACAGAGACCTGCAGAAACACTGGAACTGCCTG taTGGTTACAGACTCCCTGATCTTGCAGAAGAAGAGGTGGTGTACTGCAGCGTCTACTTCAGACTCGTGGGAGAGAGACTCTTCAC CAGTTACCCTCTGAGCTGTATCCGCCTGCAGCCGGCGCAGCGCTGCCCGCGGGTCGACCTGCGGGGGGCGCTGGGCTCCTTCCTGTCCGACGTCAGGGGCCGACTGCAGAGTGTGTGCGGCTTCCCTGCTCGCCTCACCAGCAGACCCTGTTACCCACAGTGGGTCTGA
- the LOC121960396 gene encoding uncharacterized protein C18orf63 isoform X1 gives MSGGVQQSMFFLGLPDLKKLCCVTLSLQEDDEEPRSKQLKTCRELVLLYSDILVSPGLDSFTHVTVVMAIPFFQKGVLQAFGQRHGLQVGSPQCVFPGVLQCCLSYSLITRLSPSWNKAGLYLINGKDFLSESGRLNAVSVQLSTCEGHLCISIEANTVRLPPTTLEDFDLPPLVLQRFCSDPGAVLNPSSTGGTVWCHILPSMKKGQIITISRQLPRDGPFRTYRDLQKHWNCLYGYRLPDLAEEEVVYCSVYFRLVGERLFTSYPLSCIRLQPAQRCPRVDLRGALGSFLSDVRGRLQSVCGFPARLTSRPCYPQWV, from the exons atgaGTGGAGGAGTCCAGCAGTCGATGTTTTTCCTCGGCCTTCCCGACCTGAAGAAGCTCTGCTGCGTCACTCTGAGTCTGCAGGAGGACGACGAGGAGCCGCGGAGCAAACAGCTCAAGACCTGCAG agAGCTGGTGCTGCTGTACTCTGATATTTTGGTCTCTCCAGGTCTGGATTCCTTCACTCATGTCACAGTGGTCATGGct ATCCCGTTTTTCCAGAAAGGCGTCCTGCAGGCGTTTGGACAGAGACACGGTCTGCAG gtgggctctcctcagtgtgtgtttccaggtgtCCTCCAGTGTTGTCTGTCCTACTCGCTGATCACCAGACTGTCCCCCAGCTGGAATAAAGCAGGACTCTACCTCATCAATG gaaaagACTTCCTGTCTGAGAGCGGGAGGCTCAACGCTGTCA gcGTGCAGCTGAGCACCTGCGAGGGTCACCTGTGCATCAGCATTGAAGCCAACACAGTCCGGCTGCCACCGACCACA ctggaGGACTTTGACCTCCCTCCGTTGGTGCTGCAGAGGTTCTGCAGTGACCCCGGCGCCGTCCTCAACCCCTCGTCCACCGGAGGAACAGTCTGGTGTCACATCCTGCCCAG CATGAAGAAAGGTCAGATCATCACCATCAGCCGTCAACTGCCCAGAGACGGACCATTCAGGACCTACAGAGACCTGCAGAAACACTGGAACTGCCTG taTGGTTACAGACTCCCTGATCTTGCAGAAGAAGAGGTGGTGTACTGCAGCGTCTACTTCAGACTCGTGGGAGAGAGACTCTTCAC CAGTTACCCTCTGAGCTGTATCCGCCTGCAGCCGGCGCAGCGCTGCCCGCGGGTCGACCTGCGGGGGGCGCTGGGCTCCTTCCTGTCCGACGTCAGGGGCCGACTGCAGAGTGTGTGCGGCTTCCCTGCTCGCCTCACCAGCAGACCCTGTTACCCACAGTGGGTCTGA
- the LOC121960402 gene encoding LOW QUALITY PROTEIN: cytochrome b5 (The sequence of the model RefSeq protein was modified relative to this genomic sequence to represent the inferred CDS: deleted 2 bases in 1 codon): MGETEEKSPGLKYYRLSEVEEQNTFKSTWILIHHKVYDVTKFLEEHPGGEEVLREQAGGDATESFEDVGHSTDAKEMSLGMVIGELHPDDRHKIAKHEETLVTTLKDEPSSWTNWLIPALVAVIVTLIYRILTTESE, from the exons ATGGGTGAAACGGAGGAAAAAAGCCCG GGACTGAAATATTACAGACTGTCGGAGGTCGAGGAGCAGAACACCTTCAAGTCCACCTGGATCCTCATCCACCACAAAGTCTACGATGTCACCAAGTTTCTGGAGGAG caccccggaggagaggaggtgctGAGGGAGCAGGCCGGAGGAGACGCCACCGAGAGTTTCGAAGACGTGGGACACTCGACCGACGCCAAAGAGATGTCGCTCGGCATGGTGATCGGAGAGCTGCACCCG gacGACAGGCACAAGATCGCCAAACATGAG GAAACGCTGGTGACCACTCTGAAGGACGAGCCCAG ttcgTGGACTAACTGGTTGATTCCCGCTCTGGTGGCGGTCATCGTCACGCTGATTTACCGCATCCTCACCACGGAGAGCGAGTGA
- the ppp1r3g gene encoding protein phosphatase 1 regulatory subunit 3G, producing the protein MSRSQLRLQPGGEPLCPGPSMENGLLKEEEEEEEDEEEEDLDDELDASQLERFMKDRRRAKSLPAYPAALLVGVSGSDGRKRVKFADSLGLNLASVKHFSSLEEPQIPSKVLSRHKSFPPPQQDFLNDLCTSFKSGLDTDRLVACFPDPQEAERRVQRLRVCLEKVTITQFDVRGQIRVLTGRSIREVGVRYTFNDWLSHVDAQALPAAVDQPGFVGERFSFTVYTPPFMDPSSAVHFAVYLRNEEGEFWDNNEGQNYTLQYHCMPRSAPFVSAAFDAI; encoded by the coding sequence ATGTCCCGCTCACAGCTCCGCTTGCAGCCCGGAGGAGAGCCGCTCTGTCCGGGGCCGAGCATGGAGAACGGCCtgctgaaggaggaggaggaagaagaggaggatgaggaggaggaagatctGGACGATGAGCTGGACGCGTCTCAGCTGGAGAGGTTTATGAAGGACCGGAGGAGAGCCAAGTCCCTGCCCGCCTACCCGGCTGCGCTCCTGGTCGGGGTCTCCGGGAGCGACGGGAGGAAGCGGGTGAAGTTCGCGGACTCTCTGGGTCTGAACCTGGCCAGCGTCAAACACTTCAGCTCTCTGGAGGAGCCGCAGATCCCCAGTAAGGTCCTGTCCCGCCACAAGAGCTTCCCACCGCCGCAGCAGGACTTCCTCAACGACCTGTGCACGAGCTTCAAATCCGGCCTGGACACGGACCGGTTAGTCGCGTGCTTCCCGGACCCCCAAGAGGCGGAGCGGAGAGTCCAGCGGCTCCGCGTCTGCTTGGAGAAGGTCACCATCACGCAGTTCGACGTGCGAGGCCAGATCCGGGTCTTAACCGGCCGCAGCATCAGAGAGGTCGGGGTCAGGTACACCTTCAATGACTGGCTCTCCCACGTGGACGCGCAGGCTCTGCCCGCGGCCGTGGATCAGCCGGGCTTTGTGGGGGAGCGCTTCAGCTTCACGGTGTACACGCCGCCCTTCATGGACCCCAGCTCGGCCGTGCACTTCGCCGTGTACCTGAGGAACGAGGAGGGGGAGTTCTGGGACAACAACGAGGGGCAGAATTACACCCTCCAGTACCACTGCATGCCCAGGAGCGCGCCGTTTGTCAGCGCCGCTTTTGACGCCATCTGA